A stretch of Gallus gallus isolate bGalGal1 chromosome 2, bGalGal1.mat.broiler.GRCg7b, whole genome shotgun sequence DNA encodes these proteins:
- the FAM126A gene encoding hyccin isoform X1, with amino-acid sequence MLAVDTGLVEEWLSEFKTLPEASISSYATNLKDKTALISSLYKVIQEPQSELLEPVCHQLFEFYRSGEEQLLRFTLQFLPELMWCYLAVSASRDLQSSGCIEALLLGVYNLEIVDKEGHSKVLSFTIPSLSKPSVYHEPSSIGSMALTEGALSQHGLSRVVYSGPHPQREMLTAQNRFEVLTFLLLCYNAALSYMPAISLQSLCQICSRICVCGYPRQQVRKYKGVNSRIPVSSEFMVQMLTGIYYAFYNGEWDLARKAMDDVLYRAQLELYPEPLLVANAIKASLPQGAMKSSKEGTKCIQVEITPTSSRISRNAVTSMSIRGHRWKRHEQAENGNADLGIEEELIEVSETDEGFYSRAASSTSQSALSNSSNTSSKNLLGKSQRRSGGSKAAGREKEGETCREHLSRKQTQRALSENLELVSLKRLTLTTSQSLPKPGSHSLARTTTTVFSKSFEQVSGVTVANNRGGVSGTEANRFSACSLQEEKLIYGTERTDLPVLSKQPNQQRPPSISITLSTD; translated from the exons CTTCTGGAGCCAGTCTGCCATCAGCTCTTTGAGTTCTATCGCAGTGGTGAGGAGCAATTACTACGATTCACACTGCAGTTTCTGCCCGAACTGATGTGGTGCTACCTTGCAGTCTCAGCCAGCAGAGATTTGCAGAGCAGTGGATGTATAGAAGCCCTTCTTCTAGGAGTATATAACTTG GAGATAGTTGACAAAGAGGGACATAGCAAAGTGCTGAGTTTCACGATTCCATCTTTGTCCAAACCTTCAGTGTATCATGAA ccttccagtattgGCTCCATGGCTCTTACTGAAGGAGCTTTATCCCAACATGGTTTGTCCAGGGTTGTATACAGTGGACCTCATCCTCAGAGGGAGATGTTGACAGCACAGAACAG GTTTGAAGTGTTgactttccttctgctctgctacAACGCTGCCTTAAGCTACATGCCTGCCATTTCTCTTCAGTCATTGTGTCAGATTTGCTCAAG AATTTGTGTCTGCGGATATCCTCGCCAGCAAGTGAGAAAGTATAAGGGAGTAAACAGCAGGATTCCAGTTTCATCTGAATTCATGGTGCAAATGCTCACAGGGATTTATTATGCCTT TTATAATGGAGAATGGGATCTGGCTCGTAAGGCTATGGATGATGTTTTGTATAGAGCACAGCTGGAACTGTATCCAGAACCTCTGCTG GTTGCTAATGCAATAAAAGCCTCACTGCCTCAGGGTGCCATGAAGTCTAGTAAAGAAGGTACAAAATGCATTCAGGTTGAAATTACACCAACTTCATCCAGGATATCAAGAAATGCTGTAACTAGCATGTCTATCCGAGGGCACAGATGGAAAAGACATG AACAAGCAGAGAATG GAAATGCAGATTTAGGAATCGAAGAAGAACTGATAGAAGTATCTGAAACTGATGAAGGGTTTTACTCTAGGGCTGCTTCTAGCACAAGTCAGTCTGCCTTATCTAACAGCAGCAACACGAGCAGTAAGAACCTTTTAGGGAAGAGCCAACGAAGATCTGGAGGaagcaaagctgcaggaagagaaaaagaaggagaaaccTGCAGAGAACACTTGTCACGAAAGCAAACTCAGAGAGCCCTGAGTGAGAACCTAGAGCTTGTCTCTCTGAAGAGGCTGACACTGACAACAAGCCAGTCCCTGCCTAAACCTGGTAGCCATAGTTTGGCCAGAACTACCACGACTGTGTTTAGTAAATCCTTTGAACAGGTCAGTGGTGTCACAGTTGCGAATAATCGTGGAGGTGTATCTGGTACAGAGGCAAATAGGTTCTCAGCTTGCAGTCTCCAGGAGGAAAAACTTATCtatggaacagaaagaacagaccTCCCAGTATTAAGCAAACAACCTAATCAACAGCGACCTCCTAGTATTAGCATAACTTTGTCAACAGATTGA
- the FAM126A gene encoding hyccin isoform X3 has protein sequence MWCYLAVSASRDLQSSGCIEALLLGVYNLEIVDKEGHSKVLSFTIPSLSKPSVYHEPSSIGSMALTEGALSQHGLSRVVYSGPHPQREMLTAQNRFEVLTFLLLCYNAALSYMPAISLQSLCQICSRICVCGYPRQQVRKYKGVNSRIPVSSEFMVQMLTGIYYAFYNGEWDLARKAMDDVLYRAQLELYPEPLLVANAIKASLPQGAMKSSKEGTKCIQVEITPTSSRISRNAVTSMSIRGHRWKRHEQAENGNADLGIEEELIEVSETDEGFYSRAASSTSQSALSNSSNTSSKNLLGKSQRRSGGSKAAGREKEGETCREHLSRKQTQRALSENLELVSLKRLTLTTSQSLPKPGSHSLARTTTTVFSKSFEQVSGVTVANNRGGVSGTEANRFSACSLQEEKLIYGTERTDLPVLSKQPNQQRPPSISITLSTD, from the exons ATGTGGTGCTACCTTGCAGTCTCAGCCAGCAGAGATTTGCAGAGCAGTGGATGTATAGAAGCCCTTCTTCTAGGAGTATATAACTTG GAGATAGTTGACAAAGAGGGACATAGCAAAGTGCTGAGTTTCACGATTCCATCTTTGTCCAAACCTTCAGTGTATCATGAA ccttccagtattgGCTCCATGGCTCTTACTGAAGGAGCTTTATCCCAACATGGTTTGTCCAGGGTTGTATACAGTGGACCTCATCCTCAGAGGGAGATGTTGACAGCACAGAACAG GTTTGAAGTGTTgactttccttctgctctgctacAACGCTGCCTTAAGCTACATGCCTGCCATTTCTCTTCAGTCATTGTGTCAGATTTGCTCAAG AATTTGTGTCTGCGGATATCCTCGCCAGCAAGTGAGAAAGTATAAGGGAGTAAACAGCAGGATTCCAGTTTCATCTGAATTCATGGTGCAAATGCTCACAGGGATTTATTATGCCTT TTATAATGGAGAATGGGATCTGGCTCGTAAGGCTATGGATGATGTTTTGTATAGAGCACAGCTGGAACTGTATCCAGAACCTCTGCTG GTTGCTAATGCAATAAAAGCCTCACTGCCTCAGGGTGCCATGAAGTCTAGTAAAGAAGGTACAAAATGCATTCAGGTTGAAATTACACCAACTTCATCCAGGATATCAAGAAATGCTGTAACTAGCATGTCTATCCGAGGGCACAGATGGAAAAGACATG AACAAGCAGAGAATG GAAATGCAGATTTAGGAATCGAAGAAGAACTGATAGAAGTATCTGAAACTGATGAAGGGTTTTACTCTAGGGCTGCTTCTAGCACAAGTCAGTCTGCCTTATCTAACAGCAGCAACACGAGCAGTAAGAACCTTTTAGGGAAGAGCCAACGAAGATCTGGAGGaagcaaagctgcaggaagagaaaaagaaggagaaaccTGCAGAGAACACTTGTCACGAAAGCAAACTCAGAGAGCCCTGAGTGAGAACCTAGAGCTTGTCTCTCTGAAGAGGCTGACACTGACAACAAGCCAGTCCCTGCCTAAACCTGGTAGCCATAGTTTGGCCAGAACTACCACGACTGTGTTTAGTAAATCCTTTGAACAGGTCAGTGGTGTCACAGTTGCGAATAATCGTGGAGGTGTATCTGGTACAGAGGCAAATAGGTTCTCAGCTTGCAGTCTCCAGGAGGAAAAACTTATCtatggaacagaaagaacagaccTCCCAGTATTAAGCAAACAACCTAATCAACAGCGACCTCCTAGTATTAGCATAACTTTGTCAACAGATTGA
- the FAM126A gene encoding hyccin isoform X2, with protein MLAVDTGLVEEWLSEFKTLPEASISSYATNLKDKTALISSLYKVIQEPQSELLEPVCHQLFEFYRSGEEQLLRFTLQFLPELMWCYLAVSASRDLQSSGCIEALLLGVYNLEIVDKEGHSKVLSFTIPSLSKPSVYHEPSSIGSMALTEGALSQHGLSRVVYSGPHPQREMLTAQNRFEVLTFLLLCYNAALSYMPAISLQSLCQICSRICVCGYPRQQVRKYKGVNSRIPVSSEFMVQMLTGIYYAFYNGEWDLARKAMDDVLYRAQLELYPEPLLVANAIKASLPQGAMKSSKEGTKCIQVEITPTSSRISRNAVTSMSIRGHRWKRHGNADLGIEEELIEVSETDEGFYSRAASSTSQSALSNSSNTSSKNLLGKSQRRSGGSKAAGREKEGETCREHLSRKQTQRALSENLELVSLKRLTLTTSQSLPKPGSHSLARTTTTVFSKSFEQVSGVTVANNRGGVSGTEANRFSACSLQEEKLIYGTERTDLPVLSKQPNQQRPPSISITLSTD; from the exons CTTCTGGAGCCAGTCTGCCATCAGCTCTTTGAGTTCTATCGCAGTGGTGAGGAGCAATTACTACGATTCACACTGCAGTTTCTGCCCGAACTGATGTGGTGCTACCTTGCAGTCTCAGCCAGCAGAGATTTGCAGAGCAGTGGATGTATAGAAGCCCTTCTTCTAGGAGTATATAACTTG GAGATAGTTGACAAAGAGGGACATAGCAAAGTGCTGAGTTTCACGATTCCATCTTTGTCCAAACCTTCAGTGTATCATGAA ccttccagtattgGCTCCATGGCTCTTACTGAAGGAGCTTTATCCCAACATGGTTTGTCCAGGGTTGTATACAGTGGACCTCATCCTCAGAGGGAGATGTTGACAGCACAGAACAG GTTTGAAGTGTTgactttccttctgctctgctacAACGCTGCCTTAAGCTACATGCCTGCCATTTCTCTTCAGTCATTGTGTCAGATTTGCTCAAG AATTTGTGTCTGCGGATATCCTCGCCAGCAAGTGAGAAAGTATAAGGGAGTAAACAGCAGGATTCCAGTTTCATCTGAATTCATGGTGCAAATGCTCACAGGGATTTATTATGCCTT TTATAATGGAGAATGGGATCTGGCTCGTAAGGCTATGGATGATGTTTTGTATAGAGCACAGCTGGAACTGTATCCAGAACCTCTGCTG GTTGCTAATGCAATAAAAGCCTCACTGCCTCAGGGTGCCATGAAGTCTAGTAAAGAAGGTACAAAATGCATTCAGGTTGAAATTACACCAACTTCATCCAGGATATCAAGAAATGCTGTAACTAGCATGTCTATCCGAGGGCACAGATGGAAAAGACATG GAAATGCAGATTTAGGAATCGAAGAAGAACTGATAGAAGTATCTGAAACTGATGAAGGGTTTTACTCTAGGGCTGCTTCTAGCACAAGTCAGTCTGCCTTATCTAACAGCAGCAACACGAGCAGTAAGAACCTTTTAGGGAAGAGCCAACGAAGATCTGGAGGaagcaaagctgcaggaagagaaaaagaaggagaaaccTGCAGAGAACACTTGTCACGAAAGCAAACTCAGAGAGCCCTGAGTGAGAACCTAGAGCTTGTCTCTCTGAAGAGGCTGACACTGACAACAAGCCAGTCCCTGCCTAAACCTGGTAGCCATAGTTTGGCCAGAACTACCACGACTGTGTTTAGTAAATCCTTTGAACAGGTCAGTGGTGTCACAGTTGCGAATAATCGTGGAGGTGTATCTGGTACAGAGGCAAATAGGTTCTCAGCTTGCAGTCTCCAGGAGGAAAAACTTATCtatggaacagaaagaacagaccTCCCAGTATTAAGCAAACAACCTAATCAACAGCGACCTCCTAGTATTAGCATAACTTTGTCAACAGATTGA